A window of Microbacterium lushaniae genomic DNA:
CTTACCCAGCTCGGACTCCAGGTGCAGGAGCTTCTCCGTCTCGCCCTGCATGAGCTTGCCCACGGGGATGCCGGTCCACGCCGCGATGACCTCGGCGATGTCCTCCTCGGTGACCTGGTCGCCGACCATGCGCTCGCCCTCGGTCTCCTCCCGCTCGGCGGTCATGAGTTCGCGCTCCAGCGCCGGGATCTCGGCGTACAGCAGGCGCGAGGCCCGCTCGAGGTCACCCTCGCGCTGCGCGCGCTCGGCCTCGACGCGCGCAGCGTCCAGCCGGGTCTTCAGGTCACCGACGCGGTTCAGGGAGGAGCGCTCACGCTCCCACCGGGCCTGCAGTTCGTTCAGGCGGGCCTGCTCGCCGGCGAGGGTCTCGCGCAACGCCGCGAGGCGCTCCTTGGACGCGTCGTCCTTCTCCTTCTTCAGTGCGAGCTCCTCGAGCTTCAGCCGGTCGACGTGACGGCGCAGCTCGTCGATCTCCAGCGGCGCGGAGTCGATCTCCATCCGCAGACGCGAGGCCGCCTCGTCGATGAGGTCGATGGCCTTGTCGGGGAGCTGGCGCGAGGGGATGTACCGGTTCGACAGCGATGCGGCCGCCACGAGCGCCGCATCCGCGATCGCGACCTTGTGGTGGGCCTCGTAGCGCTCCTTGAGTCCGCGCAGGATCGCCACGGTGTCTTCGACGCTCGGCTCGCCCACGTACACCTGCTGGAAGCGGCGTTCGAGCGCGGCATCCTTCTCGATGAACTCCCGGTACTCGTCGAGGGTGGTGGCGCCGATCATGCGCAGCTCGCCGCGGGCGAGCATGGGCTTGAGCATGTTGGATGCGGCGACCGAACCCTCTCCGCCGCCGGCCCCCATCAACACGTGCAGCTCGTCGATGAAGGTGATCACGCGGCCGTCGGATTCGGTGATCTCCTTCAGCACGCTCTTGAGTCGCTCTTCGAACTGGCCGCGGTACATCGCGCCGGCCACGAGGGCGGAGATGTCGAGCGCGACGAGTTCCTTGTCCTTGAGGCTCTCGGCGACGTCGCCGGCGACGATGCGCTGCGCGAGCCCCTCCACGACGGCCGTCTTGCCGACGCCGGGCTCGCCGATGAGCACGGGGTTGTTCTTCGTGCGACGGGTGAGCACCTGGCTCACGCGCCGGATCTCGCTGTCTCGACCGATCACGGGGTCGAGCTTGCCCTGGCGGGCGCGGTCGGTGAGGTTGATCCCGAACTGCTCGAGGGCGCTCTGGGACTCCTCCTGCCCGGGCTGCGGGGTGGCGTTCATGTGTCTCCTTGAAGTCCGTCCGCGAAACTTGAGTCGCTGTGGCTCAAGTTTATCCGACATCGCGCGATGCGGCAATGCCGCCCGAGCACAAAGGCCCCTACCGGCGCGCGGCGGGCGCGGTTAGCGTTCTGCGCGTCGGCGCCAATGGGGGCGCCGAGCCACGGGAAGGAACATGCATGTCGTTCACGAAGCGCAGACTGGCCGCCGTGATCGCGGCGGCGGCGATGGTGGGTGCGGGCGGGATCGCCACTCCGGCGTTCGCGGCCCGCGACGCCGACACCGTCGAAACCCTGACCAAAGCCGTCAAGGTCAACAACGTCCTCAGGCACCTGAAGCATTTCCAGCGGATCGCCGACTCCTATGGCGACCGGGCCGCCGGGCGCCCCGGCTACGAGGCATCCGTCGACTATGTCGTGAAGCAGCTCGAGCGGGCCGGCTACGCCCCCGAGGTGCAGGAGTTCCCCTTCACCTATACGGAGGAGAACAGCGCCCTCAGCCGCCAGGATCCGGCGACGACGTGGGCGGAGGGCACCGACTTCCTGCGCAACTCGTTCGACACCGGCAGCCCGGAGGGGTCGGCCACCGGCGCCCTCGTCCCCGTCGACCTCGTGACCCCCTTCCCGGCCGACGGCTCGAGCACGAGCGGTTGCGAACCGGAGGACTTCACCGGCTTCCCCGTCGGGGGCATCGCCCTCGTGCAGCGCGGAACGTGCGATTTCTCGCTCAAGGCGCTCAACGCCCAGAACGCCGGCGCGGCGGGCGTCATCGTCGCCAACGACGGCCGGCCGGGCTTGGTCGGCATGATCGGCGACGCGACCGGTCTCACCATCCCCGCGGTGTTCGCGTCCTCTCCCGTGGGCGAGGATCTCGCGTCCACGCCCGGCGCGATCGTGACGGTCACGGTGGACTACTTCGCCGAGGAGCGCACGACGTACAACGTGCTCGCCGAGACGGGCACCGGCGATGACTCGAACGTCGTGATGGCCGGCGCGCACCTGGACAGCGTGCAGGACGGCGCGGGCATCAACGACAACGGCACCGGCAGCGCGGGCCTGCTGGAGACGGCGATCCAGATGAAGCGGGTCAAGCCGACCAACACCGTGCGGTTCGCGTGGTGGGGCGCCGAGGAGGAGGGCCTGCTCGGTTCGGAGTATTACGTCGCGAATCTCGCCGAGGAGCAGCTCGGTCAGATCGCGCTGTACCTGAACTTCGACATGATCGGCTCGCCGAACTATTTCACCGGCGTGTACGACGGCGACAACTCCGGCGGCACCGCCGAACCGGGCTTCATCCCGCCCGGGTCCGCCGAGATCGAGGACGTCTTCGAGCAGTTCTACACCTCGAAGGACCTCCCCTATCAGGACACCGATTTCTCCGGTCGCTCCGACTACGGCCCGTTCATCGCGGTCGGCATCCCCGCGGGCGGGCTGTTCACCGGCGCCGAGGAGATCAAGACCGAGGAGGAGGCGGCGCGCTACGGCGGCCTCGCCGGCGTCGCGTACGATCCGTGCTACCACCAGCCGTGCGACAACCTCACCGGACAGGGCGCTGATCGCACTCTCTACAAGCAGCTCGAAAGGGCCTACCGGCATCAGTTGAAGGGCAACGTCAACCGCATCGCGCTCGACGTCAACTCCGACGCGCTGGCCGCCGCCGTCATCACGTTCGCGTTCGACACGTCGACGGTGGAGGGCGCCGATGCCGACGCGCTGCGCCAGAAGGCGGCTGGCGCGCCCGTCGACCTCGACGCGCTGCGCGACCGCGCGACGCAGTAGCCGCCCTGGCCCCGGCACCGCTCGCGCTGCCGGGGCCAGCAGCACTCACGCGACGGACATCAGCACGGGCGCGACCGACGCCGGCAGCGGCGCGACCGACACCGGCAGCCGACGGCTCCCGCCCTCGATGCGCCACCGATACCGAACTCCTCAAATCCGCGCCCGGATCTGGCGCGAACCCGCCCCGCCGGACCCCCAGGCGCCGCTCTCGAGGAGTTCGGGCGCGGGGCTGGACAGACACGCGGCGGGTGCGAGGGGATGCGTGCGACCCCGCGTGCCGGCGCAGGGACGCGCCAGTCCGAAGCCGGCACGGGGGATCCGTGCCTCTCGACCGCCGCCGCCACGACCTCGGCCCCTCCGCTCGCGCATCGCCGCCGGACCGAACTCCTCAAATCCGCGCGTGGATGCGGCGAAAGCCACCCCCCACGACGCCGAGGGCACCGGTCTTGAGGAGTTCGGGCTTGCGCGGGACTGGCACGAGGGAGCGCGGGGAACGACCGCGCACCATCCCGCTCGCGCGTCGCCGCAGGACCGAACTCCTCAAATCCGCGCGCGGATGCGGCGAAAACCACCCCCCACGACCCCGAGGGCACCGATCTTGAGGAGTTCGGGCTTGGAAGAGTTCGGGCTTGCGCGGGAGTGACTCGCAGGACTGACTCGAGGGAGCGCGGGGAACGACCGCGCACCATCCCGCCGCCGGCAGGGCGGACACGGCCGCGCCCCGCGCACGGCCGCGCGCCCCGCGCAGAAGGGCGCGGCCCGGTCAGGCGGCCTGTTCCGCAGCCACGTGCCGGAAGCGGGACCGGTATGCCGTGGGGGTGACACCGAGGGTGCGGGCGAAGTTCTGCCGCAGTACCGCCGCCGAACCGAAGCCGCTCTCGTACGCGATCCGGTCCAGGCCCAGGTCGGTCTTCTCCAGCAGCCGCTGCGCGTGCAGGATGCGCTGCCGCGAAAGCCACGCCGCGGGCGTCGCGCCGAAGTCGGCCTTGAACCGGCGTGCGAAGGTGCGAGGCGACATGTGCGCCTTCGCAGCGAGCTGATCGACCGAGAGATCGGCGCGGAGGTTCTGCAGCATCCAGTCACTGACCGGCGCGAGCGACAGCGAGGCCACCACGGGAAGCGGCTTGTTGATGAACTGGGCCTGGCCGCCGTCGCGCTGCGGCGGGACGACCATCCGCCGGGCGATCGTGTTGGTCATCTCCGCACCCAGTTCCTGCCGCAGGAGGTGCAGGCACGCGTCGAGGCCCGCAGCCGTACCGGCGCTGGTGATGATGCGGCCGTCCTGGACGTACAGCACATCGGGATCCACGTCGACGCCGGGGTACATCTCGGCCATCATCTGCGCGTACATCCAGTGGGTGGTCGCCCGGCGCCCGTTGAGCACACCCGCGGCGGCGAGGATGAACGATCCGCTGCACACGCTGAGCACCCATGCCTCGCGCGCGACGGCCTGCCGCACGACGTCGAGCACACGTTCGTCGACGTGCGTCCAGTACTCCCGCGGCGTCGGCGACACCACGACGAGATCGGCCTCGTAGGCGAAGGACAGGTCGTTGTCGACATTGATCGAGAAACCGATCTTGGATGCGACGGCACCGGGGTCGGGGGTGACGACGCGGAAGTCGAAGTTGGGGATGCCGTCGGCCGTCCGATCCAGTCCGAAGGCCTCGCACGCGACGCCGAATTCGAACGGGGCGAATCCGTCTTGCACGATCACCGCGACGGTCTTCATGGGGCTCCTCAGGGGGTGGCAGGAATCGTTCGGGTCGTGGCCACTCTGCCACTGTTGGCAGGCAGAGCGCAAGCGTAGGTTTCCTGCCATGATCCTTCTCCTGATCGCCACCACCGCCCTCGCGGCGGCGGGGATCTTCGCCACCGTCGGCGGCCTGGGCCGCGACGGTTACCGGGCCGCCCCCACCGTGCCGTGCCGCGTGCCGGAGCGTTCCGCTCCCGCGCCGGAGCGGCCGGCCTCCCTTCCGGATGCCGCCACGGCCGCGGCCCGGCCCCCACACGTCTTCGCCGCGCCTCGGCGGATACGCGTCCACGCGCACGTGTGAGCGGATCGCGGAACGGTCCCCGTAGACTCGGGACCCCGAGAGACGAGGCACAGTGACCACTCCACCGGTTTCACCGCAGTCCCCCGCCGATTCCGCACCTCAGGCCCACCGCGCCCCCGCCGGGTATCCGGCTCCCGCGGCCTACGCCGCACCGGGCTCCGCCGCACCGGCCTCCGCCGCGCGCGGCAACCCGTACGGGCTGGCCTCGATCGTGGTCGGCGCGGTGCTGCTGCTCTCCCTGCTCCTGCAGATGATCCTGCAGGCCGCCGCCCTCGGGGGCACAGGTGACGCTCTGAGCATCATCGGCGTCGCGGGCAACCTCGTGCAGGGCATTCTTTCCATCGTTGCGGTGGCCCTCGGGGTCGTCGGGCTCACCCGGCGCGGTCGGCCTCAGGCCCTGGCCGGGGTAGGCACAGGCATCGGTGTCGCACTCCTGGTCTCCACGATCGTGTGGGCCCTGCTGTATCCCGCCGCCCTCAGCCTCTTCCTCTGACGCTGCGTCCGGCGATGGCCCGCTGGTAGACCTCCACCATCGCTGCCGTGCGGGAGGACTGGCGGAACAGCTCCCGGATCCGCGCCTCGGGCGCGGGGGCCGTGCCGGAGGTGATGTCGTCGGCGGCCTGCCGGAGAGTCGCGGCCAGAGCCGTCGCCGACGCATCCGCGACCGTCCACGCGCCCGAGCCGAGCTCGCCGGCGATGTCGGCGTCGCTCACAACGGCCGGGGTGCCCAGCGACGCCGCCTCGAACACCGTCATGCCCTGCGTCTCGAATCCGATCGAGGTCTGCACCACCGCATCCGCCGCGGCGATCCGCCGCAGGGTCTCGGGGTAGGGCAGGCGGCCGGTGAAGACGACGGATGCGGCGGGGCGGCGCCGACGCACGAGCCGGCGCGCCGCCCGCGCCTGACCGCCCCCTCCGATGACCTCGACGTCGGCGGTGATGCCGGAGACGGCGACAGCCTCGAGGAAGGGCAGGAGCCTCTTCTCCGCGCTCATCCGGCCCACCCACACCAGCCGCGGGCGGCCAGGAGCGCGCCCGGCCGGTGGCGTCGCGGCGGCGTCGAGCACGTCGTCGTCGATGCCGTTCCACACGACGTCGACGGTGGGGTAGACCCCGTGCGTCTCGAGCCGACGGGCGAAGTGCGCAGAAGGGGCCGTCACCGCGTCGACTCCGCCGGCGAGGAGCCGCAGATACGACCAGCCGTCGGAGCCGGAGCCCGGCGCACGGGAGCTGACCCCGAGCACGCGTCGCGCCCACGCGTTGAGCACGCGCAGGACGACGGCGGGGAAGGGAGCGACGGCGGCGATCCCGACGTCGACCCGGTTGTGCATCGTGTGCACGACCGGCAGGCCGTGGCGGCGGGCGAAGCGGTGCCCGATGAGGGCGCCCCAGAAGTCCGCCTGCACGTGCACGACGTCCACCGGCGGGCGGCGTGACATCGCCGCATCCACGAATCGGTCGGTGCGGGCACCGGGAAGGCTCATCGAATACTCCCGGTCGAGCGTGACCGGGAGCGAGGGCAGGTCGACGTAGGCCGCGTCAGGGGTGGCGCGTGCGTGCATCCGCGGGGCGACGATCGTGACGGTGTGTCCGGCGCGCTCGAGGAAACGGCGCTGCAGGCGCATCGACACCTGCGCGCCACCGGATGACTCGACGTGCTGGTCGCCGAACATCACGACGTGCACGGGCTACTCCGGCAGGGGCGTGCCGCGGTACAGGGCCTCGAACGTGTCGAGCGTGCGCTCGATGTCGTGCACCATCACGCCGTCCAGCGACGCCTGCTGCATGCGCAGGAACTCCTCCGCATCGGCGGTGAGCACGTCGGTCAGGCGCGCGGACATCTCGGCGGCGTCGCCCGGCTCGAACAGGTACCCGTTCTCGCCGTCGTGCACGAGGTGCGGCAGGGCCACGGCGTCGGCGGCGACCACCGGCAGACCCGAAGCCATCGCCTCCATCGTCGCGATGGACTGCAGTTCGGCGATCGAGGCGATCGCGAAGACGCTCGCACGCGAATACAGCGAGCGCAGGTCGTCTTCGCTGGCGTGCCCGTGGAAGGTCACGCGACCGCCGATCCCCAGCTGCTCGGCGAGGTGCTCGAGGTTCTTGCGCTGGTCTCCGCCGCCGACGATGTCGAGGGTGACATCCAGCGACGGATCCAGCTGCGCGACGGCGTTCAGGAGCACGTCGATGCCCTTCTCCGACGTCAGGCGCCCGACGAAGAGGATGCGGTTGGACTCGCGGGGGGCGAGGCGGGGGGTGTAGTTGCGGCGATCGATGCCGCAGCTCACCGGGATCACGCCGTGGATGTCGATCGTCGACTCGAGGAAGTCGGCCGCCTTGCGCGTGGGGGTCGTCACCGCCCGGGTGAGGGCGAAGGTGCGCTTCGCGTCGGCCCACGCGAGCTTGACGACGACCTGGTTGAGCGCGTCGGGCAGTGTCGTGAAGTCGAGGATGTTCTCGGCCATCACATGATTGGTGGCGACGATGGGGATGCCCCGCTTGCGCGCCTCGCGGGCCAGTCCCCGGCCGATCACGATGTGCGACTGGATGTGCACGACGTCGGGCTTGACCGCATCCAGCACCTTGCGTGCGTAGTGCTTGGAGCGCCACGGCCAGACGAACCGCAGCCAGTCGTGCGGGGGCCAGCGGACCGACGGCAGGCGGTGCAGCGTCATCGGCTGCCCCTCGACGACCTCGGTGCCCGGACGCGAGCGGCGGTACGCGGTGTTGGGCGCCATGACGTGCACGTCGTGGCCGCGCTCGACGAGTCCGGCGGAGAGGCGCTCGGCGAAGCGGGCGGCACCGTTGATGTCGGGGGCGAAGGTGTCGCAGCCCACCAGGACGGTGAGGCGAGGGGCGGCGTCGGGACTGTCAGGCGTCGCAGGGGTGGTCACGTCGGGTGGCTGCCTATCTGTGCGGCGGTAGGGGTCGCACGGTGCGGTGCATGCGCCCTGTCATCGTACCGGAGGCCCCTCCCCTCACCTGGGAAGCGCCACGGCGAGCGCGTGGCGGGAGAATCGACATAGCCTGGGGGCATGCCGCGACTGCAGGCCGACGCCGACCCCGCCGTGTGGGTGCCCGTGACCGGATCCTTGGGGTTCCGCGGCCGGCGCCACCGCAAGGCGGCCATCCGCATGCTGCTCGGCCAGGCGAACCGCGCGGTCGGCGCCGTCGAGCGCCCGGGGAGCGGGTTCCTCGCGTGGGCGATGAGCCAGGCGGCTCCCCTCCTCCTCCGTCGCGCGGACGGCCGCGTGCTGGTGTGGGTGTGGAAGGACGACCCCGAACTGCTCGTCGCGATGGCGCAGCTGCAGGAGGCGACGCCGCAGCTGCGCACGGCGCGGGCGATGATGCCGATGGAGTACGACGACACGGAGGACTTCCCCAACCCGCACCTGGGGGTCGGGGAGAAGCTCGTGATGGATCTGCCCGCCGACCCGCGCACGCCGCCGTTCGCCAGCTACACGTGGGACACCGGCTCGGCGTTCGTGACCCTGACGGCGGTGTGCTCGGACCGCGAGCGGGTCGGCACGGTGCTCGGTGCCGTCGACGCGATCGCGCGCACGCTGCGCGTCGTGGACGATCTCGCCGTCGACGAGTCCGGAACGATCCTGCGCCTGCCCCCCGCCTGAAGCTCGCGCAGCGGGCGGATCAGCGCACCACGAGCGCGGTCTGCCAGATCAGCAGGAGCGCCGCCCCGGCGCCGTAGATGAGCAGCGTCGCGCGGAGGGAGCTTCCGCCGACCGCGTGAACGAGGTGATGCGCGTGAGGGCGCCGAGCAGCCACGGGGCGGAGGGCCGGGATGACGACCACGGCCAAATCGTCGCGCGCGGTCCGTCTCGCCGCGGCCGCGCGTGCCCGCGGAGCGCGGTCGCGTGCTTGCGGCGTGGGGTCGCGTGATCGTCACCCTCCGCCATGCCCGCACTCCAGGACGGCGCACCGCCGCGGGCAGGGCCGACCCGCTCAGATCCCGGAGACGCGGCCGATCAGGTTGACCTTGACGCCCATCCGGTCGAACATCGCCGCCTTGGCGATGAGCGCCTTGTCGGCGGTCTCGGCGTCGGGGGCGTAGACGACCTGCGCGTGGTTGGCCTTGTGGCGCGCCATGAACTGATCGCGTGAGACGTCGTGCAGCACCACGTGCGCGATCGGCCATTCCGGGTTCGTGGCGGCCTTGCGGCGCTCGGTCTCCTCGGCAGGCAGCTCGACCGCCGTCGCGCGGAGGATGTCGACCTGCAAGATACCGTCGGCGATGAACACACGGGAGACGACCAGCGCGCCCGGCCGCGACACGCCGTTGACGGTCGAGCCGCCGGCGGGGAAGAACACCGGGTCCTGGCGCCAGCCCTCCGCACGGTCCCATCCGCCCAGGTGCGAGGCGGGAACCGATCCGGAGATCTCGTACACCCAGACGAACTGCCCGTCGTAGTCCTCGCCCCATCGCACGTCGTGGAGGGTGTTGTCGGAGACGAGTCCCATGGCGCTCCACACGCGGTCGGTGACCAGGGCGTCCACGGCGACGCCTTCGTCCGCCTCGTTGAAGTGCGGCAGCGGGCGGCCGGCGAACAGCTCGCGCGCGCCGTCGCGGGAGCGCACCGGCGGGCGCTCGGTGGAGTTCAGCATCCCTTCGGCCAGATCCGACGCCGGCACGAGATCCTTCAGCCCCTGCTGGTACTGGATGCCGATGGCGTCCACCCCGAAGTCGTCCGCGATCCGCAGCGCGGCGATGTACATCT
This region includes:
- a CDS encoding GlxA family transcriptional regulator, with product MKTVAVIVQDGFAPFEFGVACEAFGLDRTADGIPNFDFRVVTPDPGAVASKIGFSINVDNDLSFAYEADLVVVSPTPREYWTHVDERVLDVVRQAVAREAWVLSVCSGSFILAAAGVLNGRRATTHWMYAQMMAEMYPGVDVDPDVLYVQDGRIITSAGTAAGLDACLHLLRQELGAEMTNTIARRMVVPPQRDGGQAQFINKPLPVVASLSLAPVSDWMLQNLRADLSVDQLAAKAHMSPRTFARRFKADFGATPAAWLSRQRILHAQRLLEKTDLGLDRIAYESGFGSAAVLRQNFARTLGVTPTAYRSRFRHVAAEQAA
- a CDS encoding M28 family peptidase, translated to MSFTKRRLAAVIAAAAMVGAGGIATPAFAARDADTVETLTKAVKVNNVLRHLKHFQRIADSYGDRAAGRPGYEASVDYVVKQLERAGYAPEVQEFPFTYTEENSALSRQDPATTWAEGTDFLRNSFDTGSPEGSATGALVPVDLVTPFPADGSSTSGCEPEDFTGFPVGGIALVQRGTCDFSLKALNAQNAGAAGVIVANDGRPGLVGMIGDATGLTIPAVFASSPVGEDLASTPGAIVTVTVDYFAEERTTYNVLAETGTGDDSNVVMAGAHLDSVQDGAGINDNGTGSAGLLETAIQMKRVKPTNTVRFAWWGAEEEGLLGSEYYVANLAEEQLGQIALYLNFDMIGSPNYFTGVYDGDNSGGTAEPGFIPPGSAEIEDVFEQFYTSKDLPYQDTDFSGRSDYGPFIAVGIPAGGLFTGAEEIKTEEEAARYGGLAGVAYDPCYHQPCDNLTGQGADRTLYKQLERAYRHQLKGNVNRIALDVNSDALAAAVITFAFDTSTVEGADADALRQKAAGAPVDLDALRDRATQ
- a CDS encoding glycosyltransferase, which produces MTTPATPDSPDAAPRLTVLVGCDTFAPDINGAARFAERLSAGLVERGHDVHVMAPNTAYRRSRPGTEVVEGQPMTLHRLPSVRWPPHDWLRFVWPWRSKHYARKVLDAVKPDVVHIQSHIVIGRGLAREARKRGIPIVATNHVMAENILDFTTLPDALNQVVVKLAWADAKRTFALTRAVTTPTRKAADFLESTIDIHGVIPVSCGIDRRNYTPRLAPRESNRILFVGRLTSEKGIDVLLNAVAQLDPSLDVTLDIVGGGDQRKNLEHLAEQLGIGGRVTFHGHASEDDLRSLYSRASVFAIASIAELQSIATMEAMASGLPVVAADAVALPHLVHDGENGYLFEPGDAAEMSARLTDVLTADAEEFLRMQQASLDGVMVHDIERTLDTFEALYRGTPLPE
- a CDS encoding ATP-dependent Clp protease ATP-binding subunit, which encodes MNATPQPGQEESQSALEQFGINLTDRARQGKLDPVIGRDSEIRRVSQVLTRRTKNNPVLIGEPGVGKTAVVEGLAQRIVAGDVAESLKDKELVALDISALVAGAMYRGQFEERLKSVLKEITESDGRVITFIDELHVLMGAGGGEGSVAASNMLKPMLARGELRMIGATTLDEYREFIEKDAALERRFQQVYVGEPSVEDTVAILRGLKERYEAHHKVAIADAALVAAASLSNRYIPSRQLPDKAIDLIDEAASRLRMEIDSAPLEIDELRRHVDRLKLEELALKKEKDDASKERLAALRETLAGEQARLNELQARWERERSSLNRVGDLKTRLDAARVEAERAQREGDLERASRLLYAEIPALERELMTAEREETEGERMVGDQVTEEDIAEVIAAWTGIPVGKLMQGETEKLLHLESELGKRLIGQKEAVKAVSDAIRRSRAGISDPHRPVGSFMFLGPTGVGKTELAKALAEFLFDDEHAMVRIDMSEYGEKHSVSRLVGAPPGYVGYEQGGQLTEAVRRRPYSVVLLDEIEKAHPEVFDVLLQVMDDGRLTDGQGRTVDFTNVILILTSNLGSPILIDPTLSAEQKREQVQALVRQAFKPEFINRLDDIVIFHVLSEDDLAQIVELAVDALQRRLRERRLTLAVTPDARAWLAERGYDPVFGARPLRRLIQSEIQDRLAMAILAGRVRDGDVVRVDVAADGSSLVLTADGAPTPPDMSDDDEAIEAVLDD
- a CDS encoding glycosyltransferase — encoded protein: MHVVMFGDQHVESSGGAQVSMRLQRRFLERAGHTVTIVAPRMHARATPDAAYVDLPSLPVTLDREYSMSLPGARTDRFVDAAMSRRPPVDVVHVQADFWGALIGHRFARRHGLPVVHTMHNRVDVGIAAVAPFPAVVLRVLNAWARRVLGVSSRAPGSGSDGWSYLRLLAGGVDAVTAPSAHFARRLETHGVYPTVDVVWNGIDDDVLDAAATPPAGRAPGRPRLVWVGRMSAEKRLLPFLEAVAVSGITADVEVIGGGGQARAARRLVRRRRPAASVVFTGRLPYPETLRRIAAADAVVQTSIGFETQGMTVFEAASLGTPAVVSDADIAGELGSGAWTVADASATALAATLRQAADDITSGTAPAPEARIRELFRQSSRTAAMVEVYQRAIAGRSVRGRG